In Parasegetibacter sp. NRK P23, a single genomic region encodes these proteins:
- a CDS encoding RNA polymerase sigma factor: MSTLDFNQMLERNADFLKPFAITLTRDSESAKDLFQETLYRALANKDKYNVGTNIKAWLYTIMRNIFINNYRRKAKQNTIFDSTPNDFLLDYNQTTVANAAESNLRIKDIQAAIHNLPEIFRNPFLLYFDGFKYHEIAEMLREPLGTIKSRIHFARKLLKAQISRSK, translated from the coding sequence ATGTCAACGCTCGACTTCAACCAAATGCTGGAACGCAACGCGGATTTTCTGAAACCGTTTGCGATCACCCTTACCCGGGATTCGGAATCAGCCAAGGACCTGTTTCAGGAAACCCTGTACAGAGCGTTGGCCAACAAGGATAAATACAACGTAGGCACCAACATTAAGGCGTGGCTGTACACCATCATGCGGAACATCTTCATCAACAATTACCGCAGGAAGGCGAAACAGAATACTATTTTCGACAGTACGCCGAATGATTTTCTGCTGGACTACAACCAAACAACCGTAGCCAACGCAGCTGAAAGCAACCTGCGCATCAAAGATATTCAGGCCGCCATCCACAACCTGCCGGAAATATTCAGGAACCCCTTCCTGTTGTATTTTGATGGCTTTAAGTACCATGAGATCGCTGAAATGCTGAGAGAACCGTTGGGAACCATTAAAAGCAGGATACATTTCGCCCGGAAATTGTTGAAAGCACAGATCAGCCGCAGCAAATAA
- a CDS encoding NAD(P)/FAD-dependent oxidoreductase yields MNKKVIVIGSGFAGLSAASFMAREGWQVTVLEKHDMPGGRARRFSAEGFTFDMGPSWYWMPDVFDRYFASFGKKTADYYQLQRLDPSYRVFWPDGPVDIPADYNELKALFNKMEPGAGAKLDDFLKEAAYKYDVGIHKLVYKPGQSLREFVDWDLMKGMFRLDVFNSMKSHVAKYFKHPWLRQLMEFPVLFLGALPEKTPALYSLMNYADIKLGTWYPEKGMYSIVEGMYKLALELGVSFEFSRNVEHISINGNRVKEVTARDERGNLRQYTADVVIGGADYHFMETKLLEPAFRSYSEAYWNSRVMAPSCLIYYVGLNKRLEGLTHHTLFFDVPFEQHAEEIYTTRKWPEEPLFYLSAPSVTDPTVAPEGCENLFFLIPTATGLENDDEQRRAHYFSKVVKRLEEKIGQEVASAIVYQRSFALSDFVADYNAFKGNAYGLANTLMQTAVLKPACRSKKVENLFYTGQLTVPGPGVPPSLISGEVVAREVLKHYS; encoded by the coding sequence TTGAATAAGAAAGTAATCGTGATCGGAAGTGGTTTTGCCGGACTATCAGCGGCCAGTTTCATGGCACGGGAAGGCTGGCAGGTAACTGTATTGGAAAAACATGATATGCCCGGCGGAAGAGCACGCCGGTTCAGCGCCGAAGGTTTCACATTTGATATGGGACCAAGCTGGTACTGGATGCCGGATGTTTTTGACCGGTATTTCGCCAGCTTCGGAAAAAAGACCGCCGATTATTACCAGCTTCAGCGGCTGGACCCGTCTTACAGGGTTTTCTGGCCCGATGGGCCGGTAGATATTCCAGCGGATTACAATGAATTGAAGGCACTGTTCAACAAGATGGAACCCGGTGCAGGTGCGAAGCTGGATGATTTTCTGAAAGAAGCCGCTTACAAATATGATGTGGGCATTCACAAACTGGTGTACAAACCAGGGCAGTCGCTAAGAGAGTTTGTGGATTGGGACCTGATGAAAGGTATGTTCAGACTGGATGTGTTCAATTCCATGAAAAGCCATGTGGCCAAATATTTCAAACACCCATGGCTCCGCCAGCTCATGGAATTCCCGGTACTTTTCCTGGGTGCGTTACCCGAGAAAACACCAGCCTTGTACAGCCTGATGAATTACGCCGATATAAAACTCGGCACCTGGTACCCGGAAAAAGGCATGTACAGTATTGTGGAAGGTATGTATAAACTGGCGCTGGAATTGGGCGTATCGTTCGAGTTCTCGCGCAATGTGGAGCACATCTCCATCAATGGGAACCGAGTAAAAGAAGTAACAGCCAGGGATGAAAGGGGCAACTTGCGGCAATACACAGCCGATGTGGTGATTGGCGGGGCGGATTACCATTTTATGGAGACAAAACTGCTGGAACCCGCTTTCCGTAGCTATTCCGAAGCGTATTGGAACAGTCGCGTAATGGCGCCTTCCTGTCTCATTTATTATGTTGGGCTGAACAAAAGACTGGAAGGACTCACGCACCATACCCTTTTCTTTGACGTACCCTTTGAGCAGCATGCGGAAGAAATATATACCACCAGGAAATGGCCCGAGGAGCCGCTTTTTTACCTGAGCGCTCCTTCCGTAACCGATCCCACGGTGGCGCCGGAAGGTTGTGAGAACCTGTTCTTCCTCATCCCCACGGCTACGGGTCTGGAGAATGATGACGAACAAAGAAGGGCGCATTATTTCTCGAAAGTGGTGAAAAGACTAGAAGAGAAGATTGGCCAGGAAGTAGCATCGGCCATTGTGTACCAACGTTCCTTCGCGCTGTCGGATTTTGTGGCGGATTACAACGCGTTTAAAGGGAACGCCTACGGACTTGCGAATACGCTGATGCAAACAGCGGTATTAAAACCCGCCTGCCGGAGTAAGAAAGTGGAGAACCTGTTTTATACCGGGCAACTTACGGTTCCGGGCCCCGGTGTGCCACCCAGTTTAATTAGTGGGGAGGTGGTTGCACGGGAGGTACTTAAACATTATTCCTGA
- a CDS encoding phytoene/squalene synthase family protein encodes MMQLFHHVSGLCSRSVTEQYSTSFSSAIRLLHADLRQPIFNIYGFVRLADEIVDTFHDHDKAQLLQEFKKETYLAIERGISLNPVLHSFQLTARHYNLDHDLIEAFFHSMELDLDRTSYDTMGYQEYIYGSAEVVGLMCLLVFCDGNRERYEKLKPYAQALGAAFQKVNFLRDLKADYNGLNRVYFPGCDFSNFREEDKRAIEADIAQDFAKAYEGILQLPMKARFGVYVAYKYYLSLFRKIKAMKPKCILEQRVRIPSYHKMMIVMRAGVKNQLRMI; translated from the coding sequence ATGATGCAATTGTTTCACCATGTGAGCGGGCTGTGCAGCCGGTCGGTTACCGAGCAGTACAGCACTTCTTTTTCCTCGGCCATCAGGTTGCTGCACGCCGACCTGCGTCAGCCCATTTTTAACATCTATGGGTTCGTGCGGCTGGCAGACGAGATTGTGGATACTTTTCACGACCACGATAAAGCGCAATTGCTGCAAGAGTTCAAAAAAGAAACTTACCTGGCCATCGAAAGAGGCATCAGCTTAAATCCTGTGCTGCACAGTTTTCAACTCACGGCAAGGCATTACAACCTGGACCACGACCTCATTGAAGCTTTCTTCCACAGCATGGAACTTGACCTTGACCGCACTTCCTACGATACCATGGGTTACCAGGAATATATTTACGGCAGCGCTGAAGTGGTGGGATTGATGTGTTTACTCGTATTCTGTGATGGGAACAGGGAACGCTATGAGAAACTGAAACCTTATGCGCAGGCATTGGGTGCTGCTTTCCAGAAGGTGAACTTCCTCCGCGACCTGAAGGCGGATTACAACGGACTGAACCGGGTGTATTTCCCCGGTTGCGATTTCAGTAATTTCCGGGAAGAAGACAAACGCGCCATTGAAGCGGACATCGCGCAGGATTTCGCCAAAGCCTATGAAGGGATTTTGCAACTGCCCATGAAGGCGCGTTTTGGCGTGTATGTGGCTTATAAATATTATCTCTCTCTCTTCAGGAAGATAAAAGCGATGAAGCCGAAGTGTATCCTGGAACAACGGGTAAGGATACCCTCTTATCATAAGATGATGATCGTGATGCGCGCCGGTGTGAAGAACCAGTTGAGGATGATCTGA
- a CDS encoding glycosyltransferase family 4 protein, protein MSTIALVANTSWSMYNFRRGLIRALRAQGHKVLVIAPQDNFSAALVAEGVEFVPLYIDNYGTSPLNEWRTFWTLVRIYRQYAPGLIFHYTIKPNIFGTLAASFCKIPSVAVITGLGHTFSKSWMTGLVVPLYRLAMKRSKGIWFLNEQDKAVFVQRKIGDPSRMMVLPGEGVDTNFFYASGKIPAHPISFLYAGRMLKDKGVEDFAAAAAIVKRKHPGVTFRMVGFIDQENPNSITVQKLLEWQQEKTVEYLGESTDIRPFIHAADCVVLPSYYGEGLSRVLMEASSMAKPIITTRNVGCEQLVDEGKNGFLCNTKDPADLALQMEKMVDKSPDELKSMGLRSRAMIKEKYEESGIINIYLDFIRKMLR, encoded by the coding sequence TTGTCTACCATTGCACTCGTTGCCAATACCAGTTGGAGTATGTACAACTTCCGCAGGGGCCTTATCAGGGCGCTCCGCGCACAGGGGCACAAGGTATTGGTAATTGCCCCGCAGGATAATTTCAGCGCAGCGCTCGTAGCGGAAGGCGTGGAGTTTGTGCCTTTGTATATTGACAATTACGGAACCTCTCCGTTAAACGAATGGCGCACCTTCTGGACCCTTGTGCGTATTTACCGTCAGTATGCACCCGGCCTTATTTTTCATTACACCATCAAACCTAATATTTTCGGAACCCTCGCGGCTTCTTTCTGCAAGATTCCTTCCGTAGCGGTAATTACGGGGCTTGGGCATACTTTCAGCAAAAGCTGGATGACCGGTCTTGTGGTACCATTGTACCGTCTGGCCATGAAACGCTCAAAAGGCATCTGGTTCCTGAACGAGCAGGATAAAGCTGTTTTCGTCCAACGAAAAATTGGTGATCCTTCCCGGATGATGGTGCTGCCCGGAGAAGGCGTAGACACAAATTTCTTTTATGCGAGCGGAAAGATACCCGCGCATCCGATCAGTTTCCTGTATGCCGGAAGAATGCTGAAAGATAAAGGGGTGGAAGACTTTGCCGCCGCCGCCGCAATCGTGAAGCGTAAACACCCGGGGGTTACGTTTCGTATGGTGGGCTTCATCGACCAGGAAAATCCCAACTCTATTACCGTACAAAAGCTGCTGGAATGGCAACAGGAAAAAACGGTGGAGTACCTCGGTGAAAGTACCGACATCCGCCCGTTCATTCACGCGGCTGATTGTGTGGTATTGCCCTCTTATTACGGGGAAGGATTATCACGCGTACTGATGGAGGCCAGCAGTATGGCAAAACCCATCATCACCACCAGGAACGTGGGCTGCGAGCAGTTGGTGGATGAGGGAAAAAACGGGTTTTTGTGTAATACAAAAGATCCGGCAGACCTCGCGTTGCAGATGGAAAAAATGGTGGACAAATCACCAGATGAACTGAAAAGTATGGGTTTGCGCAGCAGGGCGATGATCAAAGAAAAGTACGAGGAATCCGGTATCATCAATATCTACCTGGATTTCATCCGGAAAATGCTCCGCTAG
- a CDS encoding tyrosine-protein phosphatase, which translates to MFSLFKKKTQTEPVGTLLQTDMHAHLVPGVDDGAPDLEAAVELVKGLYQLGYRNLIATPHIYWDLYKNTPDTLTPACAALNTALETEIPGMKVKLAAEYMMDDHFEELLVNKTPLLTLNDNRVLVEFPFASLSMGWKEMLFSLQLAGYQPVIAHPERYNYAHRDKKLYHELKDAGCELQVNLLSLSGYYGPDVQHAARYLLKNGMVSFAGTDCHHQRHLAGLQDTSIAREVAAYATFLNHSLF; encoded by the coding sequence ATGTTTAGTTTGTTTAAGAAAAAAACGCAGACGGAACCTGTAGGAACCCTGCTTCAAACAGATATGCACGCGCACCTGGTGCCCGGTGTGGACGATGGCGCGCCCGACCTTGAAGCCGCGGTGGAACTGGTGAAAGGGCTGTACCAACTCGGTTACCGTAACCTGATAGCGACCCCGCATATTTACTGGGACCTTTACAAGAATACACCGGATACGCTTACGCCCGCCTGCGCTGCCTTGAATACTGCACTTGAAACTGAAATCCCGGGCATGAAAGTGAAACTGGCCGCCGAATATATGATGGATGACCACTTCGAGGAACTGCTGGTCAATAAAACCCCCTTGCTCACTTTGAATGATAACCGCGTGCTGGTGGAGTTTCCGTTTGCATCGCTGTCCATGGGATGGAAGGAAATGCTCTTTTCATTACAGCTGGCCGGTTACCAACCCGTGATCGCCCATCCCGAGCGTTACAATTACGCGCACCGCGATAAAAAATTATACCATGAACTGAAAGATGCCGGCTGCGAACTGCAGGTGAATCTCTTATCTCTATCCGGCTATTACGGACCTGATGTGCAACACGCCGCCAGATACCTCCTGAAGAACGGGATGGTGTCCTTTGCCGGAACCGATTGTCACCACCAGCGCCACCTCGCCGGCCTGCAGGATACGTCTATCGCGAGAGAAGTGGCCGCATATGCCACGTTCCTCAATCATTCATTGTTTTAA
- a CDS encoding GDP-L-fucose synthase codes for MNKQDKIYIAGHRGMVGSAIFRKLTAEGFSNIVTRTSAELDLRNQQSVADFFAEEKPAYVFLAAAKVGGIMANNIYRGEFLYENLMIQNNVIHSAYVNKVTKLMFLGSSCIYPKLAPQPLKEEYLLTGELEPTNEPYAIAKIAGIKMCDAYRSQYGCNFVSVMPTNLYGPNDNYDLNNSHVLPALIRKFHEAKMNGAEKVVMWGTGSPLREFLHADDLADACYYLMQHYNEPGLVNIGVGEDIAIKDLAVLISKIVGFEGNIEHDLSKPDGTPRKLMDVSKLHGLGWKAKTGLEEGIRKVYAEYKTKAAALPA; via the coding sequence ATGAACAAACAAGATAAAATATACATCGCCGGCCACCGTGGCATGGTAGGCTCCGCGATCTTCCGGAAACTTACGGCGGAAGGTTTTTCCAACATCGTAACGCGCACTTCAGCCGAACTCGATCTCCGCAACCAGCAGTCGGTAGCCGATTTTTTCGCGGAAGAAAAACCGGCTTACGTGTTTCTCGCAGCTGCGAAAGTGGGGGGCATCATGGCCAACAACATCTACCGGGGCGAGTTCCTGTATGAGAACCTGATGATCCAGAACAATGTGATCCATTCCGCTTACGTGAACAAGGTCACCAAACTCATGTTCCTGGGTTCCTCCTGTATTTATCCCAAACTGGCGCCGCAGCCGTTGAAGGAAGAATACCTCCTCACCGGTGAACTGGAGCCTACCAACGAACCTTATGCCATCGCCAAAATCGCGGGCATCAAAATGTGCGATGCATACCGCTCGCAATACGGCTGCAATTTTGTTTCCGTAATGCCCACCAACCTCTACGGACCCAATGATAATTACGACCTGAATAACTCGCATGTATTGCCTGCGCTGATCCGCAAGTTTCATGAGGCGAAAATGAACGGTGCCGAAAAAGTGGTGATGTGGGGAACAGGATCGCCATTACGCGAATTCCTGCACGCGGATGACCTGGCGGATGCCTGCTATTACCTGATGCAGCATTACAATGAGCCCGGACTGGTGAACATTGGTGTGGGAGAAGACATCGCGATCAAAGACCTCGCGGTGCTGATCAGTAAGATCGTGGGCTTTGAAGGAAACATTGAACATGATCTTTCAAAACCAGATGGTACGCCCCGTAAACTGATGGATGTATCTAAACTCCACGGCCTGGGTTGGAAAGCGAAAACAGGGCTGGAAGAAGGCATCCGTAAAGTGTATGCGGAGTATAAAACAAAGGCTGCCGCGCTGCCCGCGTAG
- the gmd gene encoding GDP-mannose 4,6-dehydratase, whose product MRKTALVTGITGQDGAYLTELLLSKGYMVHGIKRRSSLFNTDRIDHLYQDPHDKDVRLKLHYGDLTDSTNLIRIIQEVQPDEIYNLAAMSHVHVSFETPEYTANADGIGTLRILEAVRLLGLTKKTKVYQASTSELYGLVQAVPQSETTPFYPRSPYAVAKMYAYWITVNYREAYGMFAVNGILFNHESPLRGETFVTRKITRAVAKIALGLQDKLYLGNMDAQRDWGHAKDYVEAMWRILQQDVPEDFVIATGVTTRVREFVRMAFSEVGIEVAFSGKEEKEIGTVVSCSNPDFQVEIGKEVVAVDPRYYRPTEVDLLIGDPTKSQTKLNWKPKYDLAMLVQEMVAADVNNFRKEKLLMESGFGIKNQYE is encoded by the coding sequence ATGCGAAAAACCGCTCTCGTTACGGGTATTACAGGACAGGATGGCGCTTACCTTACCGAACTCCTGCTTTCAAAAGGCTACATGGTGCACGGTATCAAACGCCGCTCCTCCTTATTCAATACAGATCGCATCGATCACCTCTACCAGGATCCACACGATAAAGATGTGCGCCTGAAACTGCATTACGGCGACCTTACCGACAGCACCAACCTCATCCGCATCATCCAGGAAGTACAACCCGATGAAATTTACAACCTGGCCGCGATGAGCCATGTGCACGTAAGTTTTGAAACACCGGAATATACCGCCAACGCCGATGGTATAGGTACTTTGCGTATCCTGGAAGCGGTTCGCTTGCTGGGGCTCACCAAAAAAACAAAGGTGTACCAGGCTTCCACTTCAGAACTGTACGGGCTGGTGCAGGCCGTTCCACAGTCGGAAACAACACCTTTCTACCCGCGTTCTCCTTACGCGGTAGCCAAGATGTATGCCTACTGGATCACGGTGAACTACAGGGAAGCGTATGGCATGTTCGCGGTGAACGGTATTCTTTTTAATCACGAATCACCGTTGCGGGGAGAAACTTTCGTTACCAGGAAGATCACCCGCGCCGTAGCTAAAATAGCCCTCGGTTTACAGGATAAATTATACCTCGGTAACATGGATGCCCAGCGCGACTGGGGCCATGCCAAAGATTATGTGGAAGCGATGTGGCGCATTCTCCAGCAGGATGTTCCCGAAGATTTCGTGATCGCCACCGGCGTTACCACCCGTGTACGTGAATTTGTACGGATGGCTTTCTCCGAAGTAGGCATCGAAGTAGCTTTCAGCGGAAAAGAGGAAAAGGAGATTGGCACGGTGGTGTCCTGCTCCAATCCCGATTTCCAGGTGGAGATCGGAAAAGAAGTAGTGGCCGTGGATCCCCGTTATTACCGTCCCACCGAAGTGGACCTGCTGATCGGCGATCCTACTAAATCACAAACAAAACTCAACTGGAAACCGAAATACGACCTGGCCATGCTGGTGCAGGAAATGGTAGCGGCCGACGTGAACAACTTCAGGAAGGAAAAACTGTTGATGGAATCGGGCTTCGGCATCAAGAACCAGTATGAGTAA
- a CDS encoding nucleotide sugar dehydrogenase, with product MSVYAELIAKETRLAVIGLGYVGLPLALKFAKKVAVIGFDINQKRVDMMNDHIDPSNELEPTEFEGCDIVFTADLEKLKGATVFIVAVPTPVDEYKVPDLRPVLSASQTIGKVIKPGDYVVFESTVYPGCTEEDCLPVIENLSGLKMGRDFKLGYSPERINPGDKVRNLTNTIKIVSGCDAESLEEIAKIYELVVEAGLHKATSIKVAEAGKIVENIQRDLNISLMNELSIIFDKMGIATNDVIEAAGTKWNFAKYYPGLVGGHCIGVDPYYLTYKAQQLGYNSKVISAGRFVNDEMPRYVSKKIVQHIIKNSPDAASAKVLVLGATFKENVSDIRNSKVADLVKDLLDFSLHVDFVDPYAEAEDVAHEYGLTLNDTIGEDYDAVVLAVAHDPYKAFDEAYFKSITRPNALLADLKGIFRGQVNNMNYWSL from the coding sequence ATGTCGGTTTATGCTGAATTAATCGCGAAAGAAACACGGTTGGCCGTAATTGGCCTGGGTTATGTGGGGTTACCGCTTGCCCTCAAGTTCGCAAAAAAGGTTGCCGTAATCGGGTTCGATATCAACCAGAAGCGGGTGGATATGATGAATGATCATATTGACCCCAGCAACGAACTGGAACCCACTGAATTTGAAGGATGCGACATCGTGTTTACCGCTGATCTGGAGAAGCTGAAGGGAGCTACTGTTTTTATCGTCGCAGTCCCTACCCCTGTAGACGAATACAAAGTGCCCGATCTCCGCCCCGTGCTTTCCGCCTCCCAAACCATCGGAAAAGTCATCAAACCCGGCGATTACGTCGTATTCGAATCCACCGTTTACCCCGGCTGTACAGAAGAAGATTGCCTCCCGGTGATCGAAAATCTCTCCGGTCTTAAAATGGGGCGCGATTTCAAACTCGGCTATTCCCCTGAACGCATCAACCCCGGAGATAAAGTGCGCAACCTGACTAATACCATCAAGATCGTTTCCGGTTGCGATGCGGAGTCTTTGGAAGAAATAGCGAAAATATACGAACTGGTGGTGGAAGCTGGTTTGCACAAAGCCACTTCCATTAAAGTTGCCGAAGCAGGTAAGATCGTGGAGAACATCCAGCGCGACCTGAACATCTCGCTGATGAACGAACTCTCCATCATCTTCGATAAAATGGGCATCGCCACCAACGATGTGATTGAAGCGGCAGGCACCAAATGGAACTTCGCCAAATATTATCCCGGACTGGTAGGCGGCCACTGCATTGGTGTGGACCCTTACTACCTTACGTATAAGGCACAACAACTGGGCTATAATTCAAAAGTAATTTCAGCCGGACGCTTCGTGAACGACGAAATGCCCCGCTACGTTTCTAAAAAAATCGTACAGCATATCATTAAAAATTCCCCTGATGCCGCCTCTGCGAAAGTGTTGGTGTTGGGCGCCACCTTTAAAGAGAATGTAAGCGATATCCGAAACTCCAAAGTGGCCGACCTGGTAAAAGACCTGCTCGATTTTTCCCTCCACGTCGATTTTGTGGACCCTTATGCGGAAGCAGAAGATGTGGCCCATGAATACGGCCTGACTCTCAATGACACTATTGGCGAAGATTATGATGCTGTAGTACTGGCCGTGGCGCATGACCCCTACAAGGCGTTTGATGAGGCCTACTTTAAAAGTATTACACGCCCCAACGCGCTGCTCGCCGACCTGAAAGGTATTTTCAGGGGACAGGTAAACAACATGAATTACTGGAGTTTGTAA
- a CDS encoding glycosyltransferase family 2 protein, with translation MKISIITATYNSAATIGDTLKCIAAQTYRPIEHLIIDGGSKDDTLNIVKHFSHVAMVVSEKDKGIYDAMNKGVAAASGDVIGILNSDDVYTDERVIRDVMDIFKDDSVDACYADLQYVRADDLNKVTRTWKSGSFHPKSFYWGWMPPHPTFFVRKRVYDQIGGFNLELKSAADYELMLRACLKHKMKVKYLPRIIVKMRAGGMSNASLKNRIRANKEDRLAWKINELQPYPFTLLLKPLRKIFQFTKRK, from the coding sequence ATGAAGATATCTATTATCACAGCAACATATAATTCCGCGGCCACTATTGGGGATACTTTAAAGTGTATTGCGGCGCAAACATACCGACCAATAGAGCATCTTATCATTGACGGTGGCTCAAAAGATGATACCCTGAACATCGTGAAACACTTTTCCCATGTTGCCATGGTGGTTTCTGAAAAGGATAAGGGGATCTATGATGCCATGAACAAAGGTGTCGCAGCCGCTTCCGGAGACGTGATCGGTATTCTTAACTCTGATGATGTTTATACAGATGAAAGAGTAATAAGGGATGTGATGGACATCTTTAAAGATGATTCCGTAGATGCCTGCTATGCCGACCTTCAATATGTTCGTGCCGACGACCTGAATAAGGTAACGCGAACCTGGAAGAGCGGAAGCTTCCATCCAAAATCTTTTTATTGGGGATGGATGCCGCCCCACCCCACTTTCTTCGTCAGGAAAAGGGTGTACGACCAGATCGGAGGATTTAACCTCGAACTGAAAAGCGCCGCTGATTATGAACTGATGTTGCGTGCTTGTTTAAAGCACAAAATGAAGGTTAAATACCTGCCCAGAATTATCGTAAAAATGCGCGCGGGAGGAATGAGTAACGCATCGTTGAAAAACAGGATAAGAGCAAACAAAGAAGACAGGCTTGCCTGGAAAATAAATGAATTGCAACCTTATCCCTTTACACTTCTCCTTAAGCCACTCAGAAAGATATTTCAATTCACAAAAAGAAAATAG
- a CDS encoding WcaF family extracellular polysaccharide biosynthesis acetyltransferase — MMTNLSAYNNSWFKSKIGASTLKQLVWYFTNVLFFMNPLNPVSGLKVALLKLFGAKIGKGVIIKPGVNIKYPWKLNIGSHCWIGENVWIDNLEWVTIGSHVCISQGAMLLTGNHNYKKSTFDLMIAPIILDDGVWIGAKTVVCPGVTAGEHAVLTVGAVATKNMDAYGIYQGNPAVWMKKRLIG, encoded by the coding sequence ATGATGACGAATCTTTCCGCCTATAATAATTCCTGGTTCAAAAGTAAGATCGGCGCTTCCACCCTAAAGCAATTGGTGTGGTATTTCACCAATGTACTTTTTTTCATGAATCCGTTGAACCCGGTTTCAGGTCTTAAAGTAGCGCTGTTAAAACTTTTCGGCGCAAAAATTGGTAAAGGGGTGATTATAAAACCAGGCGTGAATATAAAATACCCCTGGAAACTAAATATCGGGAGCCATTGCTGGATCGGCGAAAACGTCTGGATCGATAACCTGGAATGGGTAACCATAGGCAGCCATGTCTGCATTTCACAAGGCGCCATGTTGCTTACGGGGAATCATAACTATAAAAAATCGACCTTCGATCTGATGATTGCCCCCATTATATTGGATGATGGTGTTTGGATTGGCGCTAAAACAGTAGTTTGCCCCGGCGTTACCGCTGGCGAACACGCTGTACTTACCGTTGGGGCTGTAGCTACAAAAAATATGGACGCTTATGGGATATACCAGGGGAACCCTGCTGTATGGATGAAAAAACGTTTGATCGGATGA
- a CDS encoding glycosyltransferase family 4 protein, which produces MNNRRKILLFTDWYYPGYKAGGPIQSCINIVGLMQGEFDFFVFTSDRDLNDPHTYPGITTGKWLDGMHGEQVFYADKNKLNITAIRSIVARLRPDVVYFNSMFSLAFTIYPRLALKTLRYPGKIILAPRGMLHPGALELKSRKKMIFLRAFRLMGLHKRVLFHATDTQEVMDVQKVFPKAAFILVNNIPSLQEINAVRPPKMPGQLRLVFISRISPKKNLRYLLELLSKYKFPGNISLDVYGAVEDVEYVLECRRLIADLPPNVMVEIKGALPNAEVQRLLHHYHCFVLPTLGENFGHAIFESLYAGRPVLISDKTPWLNLESVRAGWDVPLKQSAVFAEKLKTLLAMDHTEWEVWSYGAKKVAARYMEEGDFKNKYRMLFL; this is translated from the coding sequence ATGAATAACAGACGAAAAATACTCCTCTTCACAGACTGGTACTACCCCGGTTATAAAGCCGGCGGCCCCATCCAATCCTGCATAAATATTGTAGGATTGATGCAGGGAGAGTTCGATTTTTTCGTTTTCACTTCAGATCGCGACCTTAACGATCCCCATACCTATCCCGGCATAACAACCGGCAAGTGGCTGGATGGTATGCACGGAGAACAAGTGTTTTATGCCGACAAAAACAAACTGAATATCACGGCTATAAGAAGTATTGTGGCGCGGCTCAGGCCCGATGTGGTTTATTTTAACAGCATGTTTTCTCTTGCTTTTACAATTTACCCGCGGCTCGCATTAAAAACCTTACGCTACCCCGGAAAAATCATCCTTGCTCCACGAGGCATGCTTCATCCCGGGGCGCTGGAGCTTAAAAGCAGGAAGAAAATGATATTCCTTAGGGCCTTTCGTCTGATGGGACTTCATAAACGTGTCCTTTTCCATGCTACTGACACACAAGAAGTAATGGATGTTCAGAAAGTATTTCCCAAAGCCGCTTTCATTCTGGTGAACAATATCCCGTCTTTACAAGAAATAAACGCGGTAAGGCCGCCTAAGATGCCCGGGCAGTTGAGGTTGGTGTTCATATCCAGGATTAGTCCGAAAAAAAATCTCCGCTACCTGCTTGAATTGCTTTCAAAATACAAGTTCCCCGGGAATATTAGTCTTGATGTTTACGGGGCTGTGGAAGATGTGGAATATGTTTTGGAGTGCCGCAGGCTTATTGCTGACCTTCCACCAAATGTTATGGTGGAAATAAAAGGCGCCCTCCCAAATGCCGAGGTACAGCGGTTATTGCACCACTACCACTGTTTTGTGCTTCCAACTTTGGGAGAGAATTTCGGACATGCGATATTCGAATCTTTATATGCCGGAAGACCTGTGTTGATTAGTGATAAAACGCCGTGGCTGAATCTTGAATCGGTTAGGGCGGGCTGGGATGTTCCCTTAAAACAATCAGCCGTTTTCGCGGAAAAACTGAAAACCCTGCTTGCGATGGACCATACGGAATGGGAAGTATGGTCTTACGGCGCAAAGAAGGTGGCCGCCAGGTACATGGAAGAGGGCGATTTTAAAAACAAATACCGGATGCTTTTTCTATGA